Proteins co-encoded in one Dyella japonica A8 genomic window:
- a CDS encoding sulfite exporter TauE/SafE family protein: MPTDFLISAAIGVLAQLVDGALGMAYGVTSAAMLLALGIPPAMASASVHYAETLTCGASGISHVMAGNVIKRLFWALVIPGAIGATAGAYVVSHVPAVWMKLALTPYLIGMGLFLLLRPQRRQRLHEDTPPVSRPLGLVAGFADAVAGGGWSALTVTTLVARGVRPRMVIGTVHLAKCVVSAVASISFFVHVGFPHGASVAGLIVGGVVAAPLSAVLARRMPPRVATILAALAVLAIGINNIAHTLLSH, translated from the coding sequence ATGCCCACGGACTTCCTCATCTCCGCCGCCATCGGCGTGCTGGCCCAGCTGGTCGACGGCGCGCTGGGCATGGCCTATGGCGTCACCTCGGCGGCCATGCTGCTGGCCCTGGGCATTCCGCCCGCCATGGCCAGCGCCAGCGTGCATTACGCGGAAACGCTGACCTGTGGCGCCTCGGGGATCAGCCACGTCATGGCCGGCAACGTGATCAAGCGGCTGTTCTGGGCGCTGGTGATCCCGGGCGCCATCGGCGCCACCGCGGGCGCCTACGTGGTCAGCCATGTCCCGGCGGTCTGGATGAAGCTGGCGCTGACGCCCTACCTGATCGGCATGGGCCTGTTCCTGCTGCTCCGCCCCCAGCGCCGCCAGCGCCTGCACGAGGACACTCCGCCCGTCAGCCGCCCGCTGGGGCTGGTCGCCGGCTTTGCCGACGCCGTGGCCGGGGGCGGCTGGAGCGCGCTGACCGTCACCACGCTGGTGGCACGCGGGGTGCGCCCCCGCATGGTCATCGGCACCGTCCACTTGGCCAAGTGCGTGGTGAGTGCGGTCGCCAGCATCAGCTTCTTCGTGCACGTGGGCTTTCCGCACGGCGCGTCCGTGGCCGGGCTGATCGTGGGCGGCGTGGTGGCGGCACCGCTCAGCGCCGTGCTGGCCCGCCGGATGCCGCCCCGCGTGGCCACCATCCTTGCTGCGCTGGCGGTGCTAGCCATCGGCATCAACAACATCGCGCACACCCTGCTGTCGCACTGA
- a CDS encoding 2-oxoglutarate dehydrogenase E1 component, with product MSTNLIREFFESSQLAGGNADYVEQLYESWLADPSSVDATWSKYFETFKGRESGDVPHSAAIARIEAAQKQRRNGVAVAAGPVDDAHARKQAGVLRILTAYRSRGHLASNLDPLGLAEKLPAPDLEPSFHGLSDADLDTEFDCGNFAGGGQRMKLRDLLARLKKVYTNTLGVEFMHISNHEQRNWIYTRLEQANGSAGLDAAGKKRVLAELTAAEGLERYLHTKYVGQKRFSLEGGDSLIPMVDDMVRAAGDNGIKEVVIGMAHRGRLNMLVNILGKPPRTLFNEFEGKWDHPDDPAHSGDVKYHMGFSADVKTPNGGTHVALAFNPSHLEIVNPVVAGSVHSRQIRRRDTERKQSMAVIVHGDSALAGQGVNMELFNMSQARGFKIGGSLHIVVNNQVGFTTSNPQDTRSTLYCTDLAKMVNAPVFHVNGDDPEAVIQATRLAYDFRKQFRKDVVIDLVCYRRHGHNEADEPAATQPVMYQIIRKRPTTRDLYAQELVKQGVIADGDGQKMFEDYRNRLEAGEPMTELTTSLIKDIEVDWDKFIGGKLSTETPTGYPKQRLVELANQILVTPKDMTLQSRVAKIYDDRAKMAAGELPGDWGFAENLAYASLIDENYNLRLVGQDVGRGTFFHRHAVLHDQKTGYTYMPLADVRSGADVEVIDSLLSEEAVMAFEYGHATTDPYTLHIWEGQFGDFANGAQVVIDQFISSGEAKWNRLCGLALFLPHGYEGQGPEHSSARLERFLQLCALDNMQVCVPTTPAQAFHMIRRQMVRPTRKPLIVMTPKSLLRHKLAVSTLDELANGSFQLVIPEHREVAAKKVKRVVFCSGKVYYDLLEDAEKRGLTDVAIVRVEQLYPFPRPQVTAELEKYPSAKEVIWCQEEPMNQGAWFQIRHHLQACIGSKQSLSYAGRARSPAPAAGHLNTHVAEQAALVEQALVAPVGTDHAAE from the coding sequence GTGAGCACTAATCTGATCCGCGAGTTTTTCGAATCCTCCCAACTCGCCGGCGGCAACGCCGATTACGTTGAACAGCTCTATGAATCGTGGTTGGCAGACCCTTCGTCGGTCGATGCCACCTGGAGCAAATATTTCGAGACTTTCAAAGGCCGCGAGTCGGGGGACGTGCCCCACTCTGCGGCCATTGCGCGTATAGAGGCCGCGCAAAAGCAGCGCCGTAACGGTGTTGCCGTCGCCGCAGGCCCTGTCGACGACGCCCACGCCCGCAAGCAGGCCGGCGTGCTGCGCATCCTTACCGCCTACCGTTCGCGCGGCCACCTGGCCTCGAACCTCGACCCGCTCGGCCTGGCCGAGAAGCTGCCGGCTCCGGATCTGGAACCCTCGTTCCACGGTCTGTCCGACGCCGACCTGGATACCGAGTTCGACTGCGGCAACTTCGCCGGTGGCGGCCAGCGCATGAAGCTGCGCGATCTGCTGGCTCGACTGAAGAAGGTGTACACCAACACCCTCGGCGTCGAGTTCATGCACATCAGCAACCATGAGCAGCGCAACTGGATCTACACCCGCCTGGAGCAGGCCAACGGCAGCGCCGGCCTCGACGCCGCGGGCAAGAAGCGTGTCCTCGCCGAGCTGACCGCCGCCGAAGGCCTTGAGCGCTACCTGCACACCAAGTACGTCGGCCAGAAGCGCTTCTCGCTGGAAGGCGGCGACAGCCTGATCCCGATGGTGGACGACATGGTCCGCGCCGCCGGCGACAACGGCATCAAGGAAGTCGTGATCGGCATGGCCCACCGCGGCCGCCTCAACATGCTGGTCAACATCCTGGGCAAGCCGCCGCGCACCCTGTTCAACGAGTTCGAAGGCAAGTGGGACCATCCGGATGATCCGGCCCACTCGGGCGACGTGAAGTACCACATGGGCTTCTCCGCCGACGTCAAGACGCCGAATGGCGGCACCCACGTGGCGCTGGCGTTCAACCCGTCGCACCTTGAGATCGTCAACCCGGTGGTGGCCGGCTCGGTGCATTCGCGCCAGATCCGCCGCCGCGACACCGAGCGCAAGCAGTCGATGGCCGTCATCGTGCACGGCGACTCGGCGCTGGCCGGCCAGGGCGTGAACATGGAACTGTTCAACATGTCCCAGGCCCGCGGCTTCAAGATCGGCGGCAGCCTGCACATCGTGGTGAACAACCAGGTGGGCTTTACCACGTCGAACCCGCAGGACACCCGCTCCACGCTGTACTGCACCGACCTGGCCAAGATGGTCAACGCGCCGGTGTTCCACGTGAACGGCGATGACCCGGAAGCGGTAATCCAGGCCACGCGCCTGGCCTACGATTTCCGCAAGCAGTTCCGCAAGGACGTGGTGATCGACCTGGTGTGCTACCGCCGCCACGGCCACAACGAGGCCGACGAGCCCGCCGCCACGCAGCCGGTGATGTACCAGATCATCCGCAAGCGCCCGACCACCCGCGATCTGTACGCGCAGGAGCTGGTCAAGCAGGGCGTGATCGCCGACGGCGACGGGCAGAAGATGTTCGAGGACTACCGCAACCGCCTCGAGGCTGGCGAGCCGATGACCGAGCTGACCACGTCGCTCATCAAGGACATCGAGGTCGACTGGGACAAGTTCATCGGCGGCAAGCTGTCCACCGAGACCCCGACCGGTTACCCCAAGCAGCGTCTGGTCGAGCTGGCCAACCAGATCCTGGTGACGCCCAAGGACATGACGCTGCAGTCGCGCGTGGCCAAGATCTACGACGACCGCGCCAAGATGGCCGCGGGCGAGCTGCCGGGCGACTGGGGCTTCGCCGAGAACCTGGCCTACGCCTCGCTTATCGACGAGAACTACAACCTGCGCCTGGTGGGCCAGGACGTGGGTCGCGGCACGTTCTTCCATCGTCATGCCGTGCTGCATGACCAGAAGACCGGCTACACCTACATGCCGTTGGCCGACGTGCGCTCCGGCGCCGACGTGGAAGTGATCGACTCGCTGCTCAGCGAAGAAGCGGTCATGGCGTTCGAGTACGGCCACGCCACCACCGACCCCTACACCCTGCACATCTGGGAAGGCCAGTTCGGCGACTTCGCCAACGGCGCGCAGGTGGTGATCGACCAGTTCATCAGCTCGGGCGAAGCGAAGTGGAACCGCCTGTGCGGCCTGGCACTGTTCCTGCCCCACGGCTATGAAGGCCAGGGTCCGGAGCACTCCTCCGCCCGCCTGGAGCGCTTCCTGCAGCTGTGCGCGCTGGACAACATGCAGGTCTGCGTGCCGACCACGCCGGCCCAGGCGTTCCACATGATCCGCCGCCAGATGGTGCGCCCGACGCGCAAGCCGCTGATCGTGATGACGCCCAAGTCGCTGCTGCGCCACAAGCTGGCCGTGTCCACGCTGGACGAACTCGCCAACGGCAGCTTCCAGCTGGTGATCCCGGAACACCGCGAGGTGGCCGCCAAGAAGGTCAAGCGCGTGGTGTTCTGCTCGGGCAAGGTCTACTACGACCTGCTGGAAGACGCCGAGAAGCGCGGTCTCACCGACGTCGCCATCGTGCGCGTGGAACAGCTCTATCCGTTCCCGCGCCCGCAGGTCACGGCCGAACTGGAAAAGTATCCTTCCGCCAAGGAAGTGATCTGGTGCCAGGAAGAGCCGATGAACCAGGGCGCGTGGTTCCAGATCCGCCACCATCTGCAGGCCTGCATTGGCAGCAAGCAGAGCCTGTCGTACGCCGGTCGCGCGCGTTCGCCGGCGCCGGCCGCGGGTCATCTGAATACCCACGTCGCCGAACAGGCGGCACTCGTCGAGCAGGCACTGGTCGCGCCGGTTGGCACCGACCACGCGGCTGAATAA
- a CDS encoding TIGR00730 family Rossman fold protein produces the protein MPKPTALCVYCGSSSGSHPEYVEQARAFGTEMARRGIALVYGGGKVGLMGTVANAVLAAGGKVIGIIPRQLVDLEVAHAGLTELVVVETMHQRKTRMFELSDAFVALPGGFGTMDEMFEMLTWAQLGLHRYPCGFLDVRGYYTQLRVMMDHMVTERFVRPEQRESVWFGQDMDQLFDWMEHYQGVHMPKWIDRSSVEA, from the coding sequence ATGCCCAAACCCACCGCCCTTTGCGTCTACTGCGGCTCCAGCAGCGGCAGTCACCCCGAGTACGTCGAACAAGCCCGTGCCTTCGGCACGGAAATGGCCCGCCGTGGCATCGCGCTGGTCTATGGCGGCGGTAAGGTCGGTCTGATGGGCACCGTCGCCAATGCCGTGCTTGCCGCCGGTGGCAAGGTCATCGGCATCATCCCGCGCCAGCTGGTGGATCTTGAGGTGGCGCATGCCGGCCTGACCGAGCTGGTGGTGGTGGAGACCATGCATCAGCGCAAGACACGCATGTTCGAACTGTCGGATGCATTTGTCGCCCTGCCCGGCGGCTTCGGCACGATGGACGAAATGTTCGAAATGCTGACCTGGGCGCAGCTGGGCTTGCACCGTTATCCCTGCGGTTTCCTGGATGTGCGCGGCTACTACACCCAGCTGCGCGTCATGATGGACCACATGGTGACCGAACGCTTCGTGCGCCCCGAGCAACGCGAAAGTGTATGGTTCGGTCAGGACATGGATCAGCTGTTCGACTGGATGGAGCACTACCAGGGCGTCCACATGCCCAAATGGATCGACCGCAGCAGCGTTGAAGCCTGA
- a CDS encoding assimilatory sulfite reductase (NADPH) flavoprotein subunit, with translation MQTGLASIDSDKLSSLERLADGLGPAELYWIAAWSAARAEQVRHGTVPVQAAKATGERLTILYGSQTGQAKRLATQLSTRAEAAGLAVRLVRADSYPQRDLAKETHLAVVISTQGDAEPPDDARGLVEFILGKRAPKLPGLQYTVLGLGDSSYPQFCAIGRQLDARFAELGASRFAPLGEADVDIDAVAAPWAEHALDQAKKVLGATQPVARVANLQPVPSRVAYTREHPFAASVLDNQAIVARDAGRDIRHVELSLEGSGLSYEPGDAIGVWPENPPALVDQWLTLLKLDGEQPVHHDGRELPLRRWLSHERELTRLSRPLIAAVADASGDEKLAGLLRPDRSASLAALLAEDQPIDLWRRHPAEWAADELVAVLRPQTPRLYSIASSQKAVGDEVHLTVAVVDYEAYGERHWGAASSFIAAAGDDHRVPVFIEENERFRLPKDSARDVIMIGPGTGVAPFRAFVQERRETGAGGRNWLFFGNRHFTRDFLYQIEWQAALRDGSLDRLDLAFSRDGDAKVYVQQRIREQGRDLYAWLQEGAHIYVCGDANFMAKDVHAALLDVAVTHGGLSQEHAREWLSDLLQQGRYARDVY, from the coding sequence ATGCAAACCGGGCTGGCCTCCATCGACAGCGACAAGCTGTCGTCACTGGAGCGGCTGGCCGACGGACTCGGCCCCGCCGAGCTTTACTGGATCGCCGCGTGGAGCGCCGCCCGTGCCGAGCAGGTGCGGCATGGCACCGTACCGGTGCAGGCGGCCAAGGCCACGGGCGAACGGCTCACCATTCTCTATGGTAGCCAGACCGGCCAGGCCAAGCGCCTCGCCACCCAGCTGAGCACACGCGCTGAAGCCGCCGGGCTGGCCGTTCGCCTGGTCCGGGCCGACAGCTATCCCCAGCGGGACCTCGCCAAGGAAACCCATCTCGCCGTCGTGATCTCCACGCAGGGCGATGCCGAGCCGCCGGACGACGCACGCGGCCTGGTCGAGTTCATTCTCGGCAAGCGTGCCCCGAAACTGCCCGGCCTGCAGTACACGGTGCTCGGGCTTGGCGACTCGAGCTACCCGCAGTTCTGCGCGATCGGCCGCCAACTGGACGCGCGCTTTGCCGAACTGGGCGCCTCGCGCTTCGCGCCACTGGGCGAAGCTGACGTGGACATCGATGCCGTCGCCGCGCCGTGGGCGGAACACGCACTCGATCAGGCGAAGAAGGTGCTGGGCGCCACGCAGCCCGTGGCGCGCGTGGCGAACCTGCAGCCGGTGCCCTCGCGCGTCGCTTACACTCGTGAACATCCTTTTGCGGCAAGCGTGCTCGACAATCAGGCCATCGTGGCGCGCGACGCCGGTCGCGATATTCGCCACGTGGAACTCTCGCTGGAAGGCTCCGGCCTGAGCTACGAACCCGGCGACGCCATTGGCGTGTGGCCGGAGAATCCGCCGGCGCTGGTCGACCAGTGGCTCACGCTGCTGAAGCTGGATGGCGAACAGCCGGTACACCACGACGGCAGGGAATTGCCTTTGCGCCGTTGGCTTTCGCATGAGCGCGAACTGACGCGCCTGAGCCGACCGCTGATCGCCGCCGTGGCCGATGCCAGCGGCGACGAGAAACTGGCCGGCCTGCTGCGGCCGGACCGCTCGGCCAGCCTGGCCGCACTGCTGGCGGAAGACCAGCCGATCGACCTGTGGCGTCGTCACCCCGCCGAATGGGCAGCCGACGAACTGGTGGCCGTGTTGCGCCCGCAGACGCCGCGGCTGTACTCCATCGCTTCCAGCCAGAAGGCGGTGGGTGATGAAGTGCACCTGACGGTCGCGGTGGTGGATTACGAGGCGTATGGCGAGCGCCATTGGGGCGCGGCGTCCTCCTTCATCGCGGCGGCTGGCGACGATCACCGCGTGCCGGTCTTCATCGAGGAAAACGAGCGCTTCCGACTGCCCAAGGACAGCGCGCGCGACGTCATCATGATCGGCCCGGGCACTGGCGTGGCGCCGTTCCGCGCCTTCGTGCAGGAGCGCCGCGAAACCGGCGCGGGTGGGCGCAACTGGCTGTTCTTCGGCAACCGCCACTTCACCCGCGATTTTCTCTACCAGATCGAATGGCAGGCGGCGTTGCGTGACGGCTCGCTGGATCGCCTGGACCTGGCTTTCTCGCGCGACGGCGACGCCAAGGTCTACGTGCAGCAGCGCATCCGAGAGCAGGGGCGCGACTTGTATGCCTGGTTGCAGGAAGGCGCCCACATTTACGTGTGCGGCGACGCCAACTTCATGGCGAAGGACGTGCATGCCGCACTGCTCGACGTGGCCGTGACGCACGGTGGCCTTTCGCAGGAACACGCCAGGGAATGGTTGTCCGACCTACTGCAGCAGGGGCGCTACGCCCGCGACGTGTACTGA
- the lpdA gene encoding dihydrolipoyl dehydrogenase, with protein sequence MSEKFDVIVIGAGPAGYVAAIRAAQLGLKTACVDAFVGKDGKQALGGTCLNVGCIPSKALLDSSKQYYNIAHNLPVHGITVEGAKVDLGTFIGRKDKIVKQFTGGIGQLFKANKVTPFFGKGKLLKNNDVEITGNDGSKQTISATNVILASGSVPIELPFAKFDNKFIVDNAGALDFTEVPKRLGVIGAGVIGLELGSVWKRLGSDVTVLEALPDFLSVADADIAKIAAKEFAKMGLNIKLGAKLTKAEVKGNEVALTYEDKDGAHDLVVDKLLVAVGRRAYTDGLLAADTGVKVDERGRIVVDEHNHTGVNGVWAIGDAVRGPMLAHKGSEEGVAVAEWIAGKAGHINLDTVPWVIYTEPEIAWAGKTEKQLKEEGIPYKVGTFPFAAIGRAVAMNEAIGQVKMLAHAETDRILGVHMVGPGVSELIAECVVAMEFKGSSEDLARIVHAHPTLSEAVHEAALSVDKRAIHKGN encoded by the coding sequence ATGAGCGAAAAATTCGACGTCATCGTCATCGGCGCCGGCCCTGCCGGCTATGTGGCCGCGATCCGCGCCGCGCAGCTGGGCCTGAAGACCGCCTGCGTCGACGCCTTTGTCGGCAAGGATGGCAAGCAAGCCCTCGGCGGCACCTGCCTCAACGTGGGTTGCATCCCGTCCAAGGCGCTGCTGGATTCGTCCAAGCAGTACTACAACATCGCCCACAACCTGCCGGTCCACGGCATCACGGTGGAAGGCGCCAAGGTTGACCTGGGCACCTTCATCGGCCGCAAGGACAAGATCGTCAAGCAGTTCACCGGCGGCATCGGCCAGCTGTTCAAGGCCAACAAGGTCACGCCGTTCTTCGGCAAGGGCAAGCTGCTCAAGAACAACGACGTCGAGATCACCGGCAACGATGGTTCCAAGCAGACCATCAGCGCCACCAACGTGATCCTGGCTTCCGGCTCGGTGCCGATCGAGCTGCCGTTCGCCAAGTTCGACAACAAGTTCATCGTCGACAACGCGGGCGCGCTGGACTTCACCGAAGTGCCGAAGCGCCTGGGCGTGATCGGCGCCGGCGTGATCGGCCTGGAACTGGGCAGCGTGTGGAAGCGCCTGGGTTCGGACGTGACCGTGCTCGAAGCGCTGCCGGACTTCCTCAGCGTGGCCGATGCCGACATCGCCAAGATCGCCGCGAAGGAATTCGCCAAGATGGGCTTGAACATCAAGCTCGGCGCCAAGCTGACCAAGGCCGAAGTGAAGGGCAACGAAGTCGCCCTGACCTATGAAGACAAGGACGGCGCGCACGACCTCGTGGTCGACAAGCTGCTGGTCGCCGTGGGCCGTCGCGCCTACACCGACGGCCTGCTGGCCGCCGACACCGGCGTGAAGGTCGACGAGCGCGGCCGCATCGTGGTCGACGAGCACAACCACACCGGCGTGAACGGCGTGTGGGCCATCGGCGACGCCGTACGCGGCCCGATGCTGGCGCACAAGGGTTCCGAGGAAGGCGTGGCCGTGGCCGAGTGGATCGCCGGCAAGGCGGGCCACATCAACCTCGATACCGTGCCGTGGGTGATCTACACCGAGCCGGAAATCGCCTGGGCGGGCAAGACCGAGAAGCAGCTGAAGGAAGAAGGCATCCCCTACAAGGTGGGCACCTTCCCGTTCGCCGCCATCGGCCGCGCCGTGGCCATGAACGAGGCCATCGGCCAGGTGAAGATGCTCGCCCACGCCGAAACGGATCGCATCCTGGGCGTGCACATGGTCGGCCCGGGCGTGTCCGAGCTGATCGCCGAGTGCGTGGTCGCGATGGAGTTCAAGGGCTCCTCCGAAGACTTGGCCCGCATCGTCCACGCGCACCCGACGCTGTCGGAAGCCGTGCACGAAGCCGCCCTGTCGGTGGACAAGCGCGCCATCCACAAGGGCAACTAA
- the odhB gene encoding 2-oxoglutarate dehydrogenase complex dihydrolipoyllysine-residue succinyltransferase: MSIEVKVPVLPESVSDATIATWHKQAGEAVKRDENLVDLETDKVVLEVPSPVDGVLKEIKFQSGDTVTSQQVIAVIEEGAAAAAPAPAAAAPAPAAAPAAAPAAPAAAKAGNADLSPAGLRVATEQNIDASKVAGTGRDGRVTKEDLVNYGKGGSAAAAAPAAVPTPGSRPEERVPMTRMRARIAERLMQSKNSIAMLTSFNEVNLAEVVKMRKALGESFEKANGVKLGFMSFFVKAAAEALKRHPIINASVDGNDVVYHGYQDISIAVSTDKGLVTPVLRDVQDMGFADVEKGILNYAKKARDGKLGLDDLQGGTFTITNGGTFGSLLSTPIVNPPQSAILGMHAIKERAIVENGQVIAAPMMYLALSYDHRIIDGKDAVLFLVDIKNQLENPQRMLLGL; this comes from the coding sequence ATGTCTATCGAAGTCAAAGTTCCTGTCCTGCCCGAGTCCGTCTCCGACGCCACCATCGCCACCTGGCACAAGCAGGCCGGTGAAGCGGTCAAGCGCGACGAAAACCTGGTCGACCTCGAAACCGACAAGGTCGTGCTCGAAGTGCCCTCGCCGGTCGACGGCGTGCTGAAGGAAATCAAGTTCCAGTCCGGCGACACCGTGACCAGCCAGCAGGTCATCGCGGTGATCGAGGAAGGCGCTGCCGCCGCTGCTCCGGCTCCGGCCGCTGCCGCTCCGGCCCCCGCCGCCGCTCCGGCTGCTGCCCCGGCCGCTCCGGCTGCCGCCAAGGCGGGCAACGCCGACCTGTCGCCGGCCGGCCTGCGCGTGGCCACCGAGCAGAACATCGACGCCTCCAAGGTCGCCGGCACCGGCCGCGACGGCCGCGTGACCAAGGAAGACCTGGTCAATTACGGCAAGGGTGGCTCCGCTGCGGCTGCCGCCCCGGCCGCCGTGCCGACCCCGGGCTCGCGTCCGGAAGAGCGCGTGCCGATGACCCGCATGCGCGCCCGCATCGCTGAGCGCCTGATGCAGTCGAAGAACTCCATCGCCATGCTCACCTCGTTCAACGAAGTGAACCTGGCTGAAGTGGTGAAGATGCGCAAGGCGCTGGGCGAGTCGTTCGAGAAGGCCAATGGCGTGAAGCTGGGCTTCATGAGCTTCTTCGTGAAGGCTGCCGCCGAAGCGCTGAAGCGTCATCCGATCATCAATGCCTCGGTCGACGGCAACGACGTCGTCTATCACGGCTACCAGGACATCTCCATCGCCGTGTCCACCGACAAGGGCCTGGTGACGCCGGTGCTGCGCGACGTGCAGGACATGGGCTTCGCCGATGTCGAGAAGGGCATCCTCAACTACGCCAAGAAGGCGCGTGACGGCAAGCTGGGCCTGGACGACCTGCAGGGCGGCACCTTCACCATCACCAACGGCGGCACCTTCGGTTCGCTGCTGTCGACCCCGATCGTGAACCCGCCGCAGAGCGCCATCCTGGGCATGCACGCCATCAAGGAGCGCGCCATCGTCGAGAACGGCCAGGTGATCGCCGCCCCGATGATGTACCTGGCGCTGTCCTACGATCACCGCATCATCGACGGCAAGGACGCGGTGCTGTTCCTGGTCGACATCAAGAACCAGTTGGAAAACCCGCAGCGGATGCTTCTTGGTCTCTGA
- a CDS encoding cupin domain-containing protein has protein sequence MTKTPALPIEVRGSAKQPLGMSPAQFLRDYWQKRPLLIRQAFPDFVSPIEPDDLAGLALEETALSRLIIHDENRDRWKVKTGPLTEKDFASTPNKNWTLLVQDVDKWDADVAALLEDFRFLPSWRLDDIMISYAEPGGGVGPHVDQYDVFLLQGLGQRHWAIDTNPDAPKDFRPDVELKQLSVFEPDHEWLLEPGDMLYLPPGVPHDGVAFGGPCLTISVGMRAPSQAELTGDLADYLAERLPDELRYTDPDLAPAKSAGEIDRTALARLRQALPFASALDDATLTDWFGRFITRYRNARAPVPPEKELAEAALRKQLDGGASLLRHPWARMAWARGKKGATLFVNGHAYPTTMALAEGLCQARELTPGKSAPADELAILLALVNDGHLVAHKPRRR, from the coding sequence ATGACCAAAACACCCGCCCTCCCCATCGAAGTCCGCGGCAGCGCCAAGCAGCCGCTGGGCATGAGCCCCGCCCAGTTCCTGCGCGACTACTGGCAGAAGCGCCCGCTGCTGATCCGCCAGGCTTTTCCCGATTTCGTCTCGCCCATCGAGCCGGACGACCTGGCCGGCCTGGCGCTGGAGGAAACGGCGCTGTCCCGCCTGATCATCCACGACGAGAATCGCGACCGCTGGAAGGTGAAGACCGGCCCGCTGACCGAGAAGGACTTCGCCAGCACGCCCAACAAGAACTGGACCCTGCTGGTGCAGGACGTGGACAAGTGGGACGCCGACGTGGCCGCCCTGCTGGAAGACTTCCGCTTCCTGCCAAGCTGGCGCCTGGACGACATCATGATTTCGTACGCCGAGCCCGGCGGCGGTGTGGGCCCCCACGTGGACCAGTACGACGTGTTTCTGCTGCAGGGCCTGGGCCAGCGGCACTGGGCCATCGACACCAACCCGGACGCCCCCAAGGACTTCCGTCCCGACGTCGAACTCAAGCAACTGAGCGTATTCGAGCCTGACCACGAATGGTTGCTCGAACCCGGCGACATGCTCTACCTGCCGCCCGGCGTGCCGCATGACGGCGTGGCCTTCGGCGGCCCCTGCCTGACCATCTCGGTGGGCATGCGCGCGCCCTCGCAGGCCGAGTTGACTGGCGACCTGGCGGACTACCTCGCCGAACGCCTACCCGACGAGCTGCGCTACACGGACCCCGACCTTGCCCCGGCCAAGTCCGCCGGCGAGATCGACCGCACCGCCCTGGCCCGCCTCCGGCAGGCCCTGCCCTTTGCGTCGGCACTGGACGACGCCACCCTGACCGATTGGTTCGGTCGTTTCATCACCCGTTACCGCAACGCCCGGGCGCCGGTGCCGCCGGAGAAGGAACTGGCCGAGGCGGCCCTGCGCAAGCAGCTGGATGGCGGCGCCAGCCTGCTTCGCCACCCCTGGGCACGCATGGCGTGGGCGCGCGGCAAGAAAGGCGCGACCCTGTTCGTCAACGGGCATGCCTATCCGACCACGATGGCGCTTGCCGAGGGCCTTTGCCAGGCGCGTGAGCTCACCCCGGGCAAGTCGGCACCGGCGGACGAGCTGGCCATCCTGCTTGCCCTGGTCAACGACGGCCACCTGGTCGCGCACAAGCCCCGCCGGCGATGA
- a CDS encoding YhdH/YhfP family quinone oxidoreductase has product MSTPSAFRAFRIHNDAAGYRGGVETIGADALSPGEVLVQVAYSSINYKDALAGTGKGKILRHYPLNGGIDVSGTVVASTDPAFKEGDAVLCTGSGLSETRDGGYGEYIRLPSAWTIRLPKGLSLRESMIIGTAGFTAALALLRMEDNRQTPTLGPIAVTGATGGVGMLAIDIFTRAGYAVHAISGKASHFDFLRDLGAAECIDRHQLVFSGKPMDSARFGGALDNVGGSMLAGLLPLIAPYGNVAICGNAGGIGFESTVMPFIIRGASLLGIASAGTARDIRDRVWERLSGDWKPQHLERIATREVALEQLPDVFSRMLEGESFGRTVVRVGSAG; this is encoded by the coding sequence ATGAGTACCCCCAGCGCATTTCGCGCTTTCCGCATCCACAACGACGCTGCCGGCTATCGCGGTGGCGTGGAGACCATCGGCGCGGATGCGCTGAGCCCCGGCGAGGTACTGGTGCAGGTCGCCTACTCGTCCATCAATTACAAGGATGCGCTGGCCGGCACCGGCAAAGGCAAGATCCTTCGCCATTACCCGCTCAACGGCGGCATCGATGTCTCCGGCACGGTCGTGGCGTCCACCGACCCAGCCTTCAAGGAAGGCGATGCGGTGCTGTGCACCGGCAGCGGATTGTCCGAGACGCGCGACGGTGGCTACGGTGAATACATCCGCCTGCCGTCCGCCTGGACCATCCGCCTGCCCAAGGGGCTGAGCCTGCGCGAGAGCATGATCATCGGTACGGCCGGCTTTACCGCCGCACTGGCCCTGCTGCGCATGGAAGACAACCGCCAGACGCCGACCCTCGGCCCGATCGCCGTGACGGGCGCCACCGGCGGCGTGGGCATGCTGGCCATCGACATCTTCACGCGCGCCGGTTACGCCGTGCACGCCATCAGCGGCAAGGCATCGCATTTCGACTTCCTGCGCGATCTGGGCGCGGCCGAATGCATCGACCGCCACCAGCTCGTCTTCAGCGGCAAGCCGATGGATTCGGCGCGCTTCGGCGGCGCGTTGGACAACGTCGGTGGCAGCATGCTGGCTGGCTTGCTGCCGCTGATCGCGCCTTACGGCAATGTGGCCATTTGCGGCAATGCGGGCGGCATCGGCTTCGAGAGCACCGTGATGCCCTTCATCATCCGCGGCGCGAGCCTGCTCGGCATCGCCTCGGCCGGCACGGCCCGGGACATCCGCGACCGGGTGTGGGAGCGGCTTTCCGGCGACTGGAAACCGCAGCATCTTGAGCGCATCGCCACGCGCGAAGTCGCGCTGGAGCAATTGCCGGACGTGTTTTCGCGCATGCTGGAGGGGGAATCCTTCGGCCGCACGGTGGTACGCGTCGGCAGCGCAGGCTGA